In Streptococcus oralis, a single window of DNA contains:
- a CDS encoding ABC transporter substrate-binding protein: MKKTWKVFLTLVTALVAVVLVACGQGTASKDNKEAELKKIDFILDWTPNTNHTGLYVAKEKGYFKEAGVDVDLKLPPEESSSDLVINGKAPFAIYFQDYMAKKLEKGAGITAVAAIVEHNTSGIISRKSDNVSSPKDLVGKKYGTWNDPTELAMLKTLVESQGGDFEKVEKVPNNDSNSITPIANGVFDTAWIYYGWDGILAKSQGVDANFMYLKDYVKEFDYYSPVIIANNDYLKDNKEEARKVIQAIKKGYQYAMEHPEEAADILIKNAPELKEKRDFVIESQKYLSKEYASDKEKWGQFDAARWNAFYKWDKENGILKEDLTDKGFTNEFVK, from the coding sequence ATGAAGAAAACATGGAAAGTGTTTTTAACGCTTGTGACAGCTCTTGTAGCTGTCGTGCTGGTGGCTTGTGGTCAAGGGACTGCTTCTAAGGACAATAAAGAAGCAGAACTCAAGAAGATTGACTTTATCCTAGACTGGACGCCAAATACTAACCACACAGGGCTATATGTTGCCAAGGAAAAAGGTTATTTCAAAGAAGCTGGAGTGGATGTTGATTTGAAATTGCCACCAGAAGAAAGCTCGTCTGACTTGGTGATTAATGGCAAAGCGCCATTTGCTATCTATTTCCAAGACTACATGGCTAAGAAATTGGAAAAAGGGGCAGGAATCACTGCCGTTGCCGCTATCGTTGAGCACAATACATCTGGAATCATCTCACGTAAATCTGACAATGTCAGCAGTCCAAAGGACTTAGTTGGGAAGAAATACGGAACCTGGAATGACCCAACGGAGCTTGCTATGTTGAAAACCTTGGTAGAATCTCAAGGTGGAGACTTTGAGAAGGTCGAAAAAGTACCAAACAACGACTCAAACTCCATCACACCGATTGCTAATGGCGTCTTTGATACTGCTTGGATCTACTACGGTTGGGACGGTATCCTTGCCAAATCGCAAGGCGTAGATGCTAACTTCATGTATTTGAAAGATTATGTCAAGGAGTTTGACTACTACTCACCAGTTATCATCGCTAACAACGACTATCTCAAAGACAACAAAGAAGAAGCTCGTAAAGTTATCCAAGCTATCAAAAAAGGTTACCAATATGCCATGGAACATCCAGAAGAAGCTGCAGATATCCTCATAAAAAATGCACCTGAACTCAAGGAAAAACGCGACTTTGTCATCGAATCTCAAAAATACTTGTCAAAAGAATACGCAAGCGATAAGGAAAAATGGGGACAATTTGATGCTGCTCGTTGGAATGCCTTCTACAAATGGGATAAAGAAAATGGTATCCTTAAAGAAGACTTGACAGACAAAGGTTTCACTAATGAATTTGTAAAATAA
- a CDS encoding ABC transporter ATP-binding protein → MTEIRLEHVSYAYGDEKILEDINLQVTSGEVVSILGPSGVGKTTLFNLIAGILEVQSGRIVLDGEENPKGRVSYMLQKDLLLEHKTVLGNIILPLLIQKVDKAEAIARADDILATFQLTAVRDKYPHELSGGMRQRVALLRTYLFGHKLFLLDEAFSALDEMTKMELHAWYLEIHKQLQLTTLIITHSIEEALNLSDRIYILKNRPGQIVSEVKLDWSQSEDKEVQKIAYKRQILAELGLNT, encoded by the coding sequence ATGACAGAAATTAGACTAGAACACGTAAGCTATGCCTATGGCGATGAAAAAATTTTAGAGGATATCAACCTGCAGGTGACGTCAGGTGAGGTGGTCTCTATTCTAGGTCCAAGTGGTGTAGGAAAGACCACCCTCTTTAACCTAATCGCTGGGATTTTAGAAGTCCAGTCTGGGCGAATTGTCCTTGATGGCGAGGAAAATCCCAAGGGACGCGTGAGTTATATGTTGCAAAAGGATTTACTCTTGGAACACAAGACGGTGCTTGGCAATATCATCCTGCCCCTCTTGATTCAAAAGGTGGATAAGGCAGAAGCCATTGCCCGAGCAGATGACATCCTTGCGACCTTCCAGTTGACAGCTGTACGGGACAAGTATCCTCACGAACTTAGTGGGGGGATGCGTCAGCGTGTGGCCTTGCTGCGGACCTATCTTTTTGGCCACAAGCTCTTTCTTCTTGACGAGGCTTTTAGCGCCCTGGACGAGATGACAAAGATGGAACTCCACGCTTGGTACCTTGAGATTCACAAACAGCTACAGCTGACGACCTTGATCATCACGCATAGTATCGAGGAGGCCCTCAATCTCAGTGACCGTATCTATATCTTAAAAAATCGCCCTGGGCAGATTGTTTCTGAGGTTAAACTAGATTGGTCTCAGAGTGAAGACAAGGAAGTCCAAAAAATTGCCTATAAACGTCAAATCTTAGCGGAATTGGGATTAAATACTTAG
- a CDS encoding Spy0128 family protein, with protein sequence MTKRNKKLFHGLMALLLVVSVFLPALRLNGVVSAAEKTESEYTLTTEPTINTNRLVDHAKYGEGKFYLKTTYAFPDNVTLKNGDFMVYHVPNEFKIEVDSTTDLKAPNGETIATLTTEKATNTAKITVTNEEYFKKFNENKQIVASFTVVWADHVEKNKEYEINIPGAGVYHLTRIVPDVDPTGFTKWGVQDSDDPNYVNWRIRVNRYAKSYTGVNIQDTIPDGQVLASDITGYYFPDWENGYGRSSLDKAHVQVTDKNHFSITPNGNGTLDHKGLYIMYRTRLTKPVNPVTKRVLNNVTVTTNEEAQPIEFEGFAPITTTDGIGVGAKSDEVALEVTKKLNGKTLEKDAFSFQLLDDQGNVLQTVKNDENGKVKFEAIKYKEAGTFNYTIKEVNDNKPGYTYDANVLKATVTVKDVLGEKLASVKFEDSKKEFTNSYAAKEAKLQLEAKKVLKGKALEAGKFEFELKENGTVLHTVSNDANGKIQFPELTFTKEKTRTFTISEKAGDVAGVEYDPNAYEVTVVVKDNGQGQLVATATGADNLTFTNTYKAASTSATIKAKKVLNGKELEADKYEFELKKGEEVVATAKNAADGTVTFKEIEFETAGDYTYTITEKAGSEKGVTYDTAKHKVKVNVKDNGEGKLVATVTGNNPTFTNTYKAASTTVNITAKKVLEGKALEADKYEFELKEGDKVVATAKNAADGTVTFKEIEYNEAGDHTYTISEKAGSEAGVTYDESTHKVTVNVTDNGQGELVAAVTDNNPTFTNTYKAAKTSATITAKKVLNGKALEAGKYEFELKKGEEVVATATNAADGTVTFKEIEYNEAGDYTYTISEKVGSEAGVKYDKTIHTVTVKVTDNGAGKLVATATDNNPTFTNTYKAASTSATITATKVLDGKALEADKYEFELKEGDKVVATAKNAADGTVTFKDIEFNEAGDHTYTISEKVGSEAGVTYDTAKHEVKVNVKDNGEGKLVATVIGNNPTFTNTYKVASTTVNITAKKVLNGKALEAGKYEFELKEGDKVIGTATNAADGTVAFAGIEYKEAGEHTYTISEKAGNEAGVTYDKSTHNVTVKVTDNGQGKLVATVTDNNPTFTNTYVASSTQVTFTAKKVLNGKKELAAGQFKFELKEGNEVIETATNAADGTVTFKAIKYATAGKHTYTITEVKGNDENIKYDENSYEVTVEVVDNGAGQLVATVTGNNPTITNTYTEPKKEEPKEDPKGEQPKGDLPNTGGADFTAFSTILGLVLAALAGLVYRTKKVD encoded by the coding sequence GTGACGAAGAGAAATAAAAAACTCTTTCATGGCTTGATGGCCTTGCTACTGGTTGTGTCGGTCTTTTTGCCTGCACTAAGACTTAATGGAGTAGTTAGTGCTGCCGAAAAAACTGAATCAGAGTACACTTTGACTACAGAGCCGACGATTAATACGAACCGATTAGTCGATCATGCCAAATATGGTGAAGGTAAGTTCTATCTTAAAACAACTTACGCATTCCCAGACAATGTAACTCTGAAAAACGGTGATTTCATGGTTTATCACGTTCCAAATGAGTTTAAAATCGAAGTAGATTCTACTACAGATTTGAAAGCTCCGAACGGTGAAACGATTGCAACACTGACAACAGAGAAGGCAACGAATACTGCTAAGATTACAGTAACAAACGAAGAGTACTTTAAGAAGTTTAATGAGAACAAACAAATTGTTGCATCATTTACTGTAGTGTGGGCGGACCATGTTGAAAAGAATAAGGAATATGAAATCAACATTCCTGGTGCAGGAGTTTATCATTTGACTCGTATCGTTCCAGACGTTGATCCAACTGGATTTACTAAATGGGGAGTTCAAGATTCAGACGACCCTAACTATGTAAACTGGCGTATCCGTGTTAACCGTTATGCAAAATCATACACTGGTGTAAATATCCAAGATACTATTCCTGATGGGCAAGTTCTTGCGAGTGATATTACTGGTTACTACTTCCCAGATTGGGAAAATGGTTACGGACGATCATCACTTGATAAGGCTCATGTTCAAGTAACAGATAAGAACCATTTCTCAATTACACCTAATGGTAATGGAACCTTAGATCATAAAGGGCTTTATATCATGTATCGTACTCGTTTGACTAAACCAGTCAATCCAGTTACTAAACGTGTATTGAACAATGTAACTGTCACTACAAACGAGGAAGCCCAACCAATAGAATTTGAAGGTTTTGCACCAATTACAACTACTGACGGTATTGGTGTAGGTGCCAAATCGGATGAGGTTGCTCTAGAAGTGACTAAGAAACTTAATGGTAAAACTCTTGAAAAAGATGCATTTAGCTTCCAACTTCTAGATGATCAGGGTAATGTTTTACAAACTGTCAAAAATGACGAGAATGGTAAAGTGAAGTTCGAGGCAATCAAATACAAAGAAGCAGGAACTTTTAACTATACCATTAAAGAAGTTAATGATAACAAACCTGGATACACTTATGATGCGAACGTCCTTAAAGCGACTGTAACAGTAAAAGATGTTTTGGGTGAAAAATTAGCGAGCGTCAAATTTGAAGATTCTAAGAAAGAATTTACAAACTCATACGCTGCTAAAGAAGCAAAACTGCAACTTGAAGCTAAGAAAGTCTTAAAGGGTAAAGCTCTTGAGGCTGGCAAATTTGAATTTGAGTTGAAAGAAAACGGAACAGTTCTCCATACTGTTTCAAATGATGCAAACGGTAAGATTCAATTCCCAGAACTTACGTTCACAAAAGAGAAAACTCGTACATTCACTATTTCTGAAAAAGCTGGTGATGTAGCCGGAGTTGAATACGATCCAAATGCTTATGAAGTAACAGTAGTCGTTAAAGATAACGGCCAAGGTCAACTTGTTGCAACTGCAACAGGTGCTGATAATCTTACTTTCACTAACACTTATAAAGCCGCTTCAACAAGCGCGACAATCAAGGCTAAGAAAGTCTTGAACGGTAAAGAGCTTGAAGCTGATAAATACGAATTCGAACTTAAAAAAGGTGAAGAAGTCGTTGCGACAGCTAAAAACGCTGCAGACGGCACCGTTACTTTCAAAGAAATCGAGTTCGAAACAGCAGGTGATTACACTTACACTATCACTGAAAAAGCAGGTAGTGAAAAAGGTGTGACATACGATACTGCCAAACACAAAGTTAAGGTGAACGTTAAAGATAACGGGGAAGGAAAACTTGTTGCAACTGTTACAGGTAACAACCCAACCTTCACTAACACTTATAAAGCTGCTTCAACAACTGTAAATATTACCGCTAAGAAAGTCTTGGAAGGTAAAGCTCTTGAAGCTGATAAATACGAATTCGAGCTTAAAGAAGGTGACAAAGTCGTTGCGACAGCTAAAAACGCTGCAGACGGTACTGTTACTTTCAAAGAAATCGAATACAATGAAGCAGGCGACCACACTTACACTATCTCAGAAAAAGCAGGTAGCGAAGCAGGTGTGACATACGATGAATCTACTCATAAAGTAACAGTAAACGTTACAGATAATGGACAAGGTGAACTTGTTGCAGCTGTTACAGATAACAACCCAACCTTCACCAACACATATAAAGCAGCTAAAACAAGTGCAACGATCACAGCTAAGAAAGTCTTGAACGGTAAAGCCCTTGAAGCTGGTAAATATGAGTTTGAACTTAAAAAAGGTGAAGAAGTCGTTGCGACAGCTACAAACGCTGCAGACGGAACTGTTACTTTCAAAGAAATTGAGTACAACGAAGCAGGTGACTATACTTACACTATCTCAGAAAAAGTAGGTAGCGAAGCAGGTGTAAAGTACGATAAAACTATTCACACTGTAACAGTAAAAGTTACAGACAACGGTGCAGGCAAACTTGTTGCAACTGCAACTGATAACAACCCAACCTTCACCAACACTTATAAAGCAGCTTCAACAAGTGCAACGATCACAGCTACTAAAGTCTTAGATGGTAAAGCTCTTGAAGCTGATAAATACGAATTCGAGCTTAAAGAAGGTGACAAAGTCGTTGCGACAGCTAAAAACGCTGCAGACGGAACTGTGACTTTCAAAGACATTGAGTTCAATGAAGCAGGCGACCACACTTACACTATCTCAGAAAAAGTAGGTAGTGAAGCAGGTGTGACATACGATACTGCCAAACACGAAGTTAAGGTGAACGTTAAAGATAACGGGGAAGGAAAACTTGTTGCAACTGTTATAGGTAACAACCCAACTTTCACTAACACTTATAAAGTAGCTTCAACAACTGTAAATATTACCGCTAAGAAAGTCTTGAATGGTAAAGCCCTTGAAGCAGGCAAATATGAGTTTGAACTTAAAGAAGGTGACAAAGTAATCGGAACAGCAACAAACGCTGCAGACGGTACAGTTGCTTTCGCAGGTATCGAGTACAAAGAAGCTGGTGAGCACACTTACACTATCTCTGAAAAAGCAGGTAACGAAGCAGGTGTGACATATGATAAATCTACTCACAATGTAACAGTAAAAGTTACAGATAATGGTCAAGGCAAACTTGTTGCGACTGTAACTGACAACAACCCAACCTTCACAAACACTTATGTTGCATCTTCAACACAAGTAACTTTCACAGCTAAGAAAGTCTTGAATGGTAAAAAAGAACTTGCAGCAGGTCAGTTTAAGTTTGAACTTAAAGAAGGTAACGAAGTAATCGAAACAGCTACAAACGCTGCAGACGGTACTGTTACTTTCAAAGCTATTAAGTACGCAACAGCAGGTAAGCACACTTACACTATTACTGAAGTAAAAGGTAACGATGAGAATATCAAATATGATGAAAATTCTTACGAAGTGACAGTTGAAGTCGTTGATAATGGTGCAGGTCAACTTGTAGCAACAGTTACAGGTAACAACCCAACAATCACTAACACATATACTGAACCGAAAAAAGAAGAACCTAAGGAAGATCCTAAGGGTGAACAGCCTAAGGGAGATTTGCCAAACACTGGTGGAGCAGACTTTACAGCATTCTCTACTATTCTTGGTCTAGTTCTTGCAGCTTTGGCAGGACTTGTATACCGTACTAAAAAAGTTGACTAA
- a CDS encoding tyrosine-type recombinase/integrase, with translation MKITQHTKKDGSAVYRSSIYLGIDSVTGKKVKTTISARTKKELRNKATQVKVEFEKNGSTRKQRSHITTYSELVDLFWQTYQHTVKTNTQIKIKGCLNNYLLPSFGTYKLDKLTPVIIQTQVNKWADEYNQDGTGYKEYNHLHALNKRILQYGVSIQALDNNPARDVVIPRKITRDKQEIKYFQDQELKSFLSYLDNLENTFVNFYDTVLYKTLLATGLRIRECLALEWSDIDLQNGTIDINKTLNILNQVNGPKTKSSYRVLDIDHKTVLMLRLYRARQAENGRNIGLTYEKVFSDSFDNYVNTRKVDYRLHKHLKNANCTDLGFHAFRHTHASILLNAGLPYKEIQTRLGHAKISVTMDTYSHLSKENQKRAVSFFETALEKIKSS, from the coding sequence ATGAAAATTACACAACACACGAAAAAAGACGGATCAGCAGTCTACCGCTCTAGTATCTATCTTGGCATTGATTCTGTAACTGGTAAGAAGGTCAAGACTACCATATCAGCACGAACAAAGAAAGAACTCAGAAATAAGGCCACTCAGGTCAAGGTAGAATTTGAGAAAAACGGCTCTACCCGGAAACAACGCTCACATATAACAACCTATAGCGAACTTGTGGACTTGTTTTGGCAAACCTACCAGCATACCGTAAAGACTAATACGCAGATTAAGATAAAAGGTTGCTTAAATAACTACCTCTTGCCCTCATTTGGTACTTACAAACTAGATAAACTTACTCCTGTTATTATCCAAACTCAGGTAAATAAGTGGGCGGATGAGTACAATCAAGACGGAACGGGGTATAAAGAATACAATCACCTTCACGCCTTAAATAAACGTATTCTACAGTATGGGGTTTCTATCCAAGCATTGGACAATAACCCTGCTCGTGATGTTGTCATTCCTAGAAAGATAACAAGAGATAAACAAGAAATTAAATACTTTCAAGATCAGGAACTTAAAAGCTTCCTCTCCTATCTCGATAACCTGGAGAATACCTTTGTCAATTTCTATGATACTGTGCTTTATAAAACGCTCCTAGCTACTGGACTGCGCATCCGTGAATGTCTGGCCCTGGAATGGTCTGATATTGATCTGCAGAACGGAACGATTGATATTAACAAAACACTCAACATTTTAAACCAGGTAAACGGTCCTAAGACAAAATCAAGCTATAGAGTTCTAGATATCGATCATAAAACAGTGCTCATGCTTCGCCTCTACCGAGCAAGACAAGCAGAAAACGGTAGAAACATTGGCTTAACCTATGAGAAAGTATTCTCTGATAGCTTTGACAACTATGTCAATACTCGAAAGGTTGATTATCGCCTACATAAGCACTTAAAAAACGCTAACTGTACTGATTTAGGCTTTCATGCTTTCCGCCACACTCACGCTAGTATCTTGCTTAATGCTGGCCTGCCATACAAGGAGATACAGACACGGCTTGGCCATGCAAAAATATCTGTAACTATGGACACTTACAGCCATTTATCAAAAGAGAACCAAAAAAGAGCAGTCTCATTCTTTGAAACTGCTCTCGAAAAAATAAAAAGTTCTTAA
- a CDS encoding Abi family protein, whose product MKPFADETKQIDILKSRNLLFLDEDKAKRVLMNYGYYEVVNGYKMFLLEDSSTREQYKPGATFEHLTALYELDKSIRNGVIQASLEIELSLRTAIAYTLAEDFGVEQRQYLYYKNFRQGDTIWSDSQPTNERAILLNKLFHLENRNIEPLNHYRTNHGHIPPWILLKESTFGNLKYIFKLLKGPQKDKVISICYGIDISDVTDNLRSLFKDTLDVVNSFRNRAAHSGRIFNFKSTIYKIRYNNTFHNKVEITPAQYRIGLGQSDLYTLSKILDYFDNKKAKINLDVYISYSIKKHCENYKEDLELLANEMNYPLDELKQELKE is encoded by the coding sequence ATGAAACCTTTTGCAGACGAAACAAAACAAATAGATATCTTAAAATCTAGAAATCTACTTTTTCTAGATGAAGACAAAGCAAAAAGAGTATTGATGAACTACGGTTACTACGAAGTAGTAAATGGATACAAAATGTTCTTGTTAGAAGACAGTAGTACGAGAGAACAGTATAAGCCAGGTGCTACTTTTGAACACTTGACTGCTCTATATGAACTCGATAAAAGTATTCGAAATGGTGTTATTCAAGCTTCACTAGAGATAGAATTATCACTCAGAACCGCCATAGCTTATACACTTGCTGAGGACTTCGGTGTAGAACAACGTCAGTATTTATATTATAAAAATTTTCGACAAGGAGATACTATTTGGAGCGACAGCCAGCCAACTAATGAACGAGCTATACTTCTTAACAAATTATTTCATCTTGAGAACAGAAATATAGAGCCTTTAAATCATTATAGAACTAACCACGGCCATATTCCGCCTTGGATTTTATTAAAGGAAAGCACCTTCGGAAACCTAAAATATATCTTCAAACTCCTGAAAGGCCCTCAAAAGGATAAAGTTATTTCAATTTGCTACGGCATTGATATTTCAGATGTAACAGACAATTTGAGATCCCTTTTTAAAGATACTCTTGATGTTGTAAATAGTTTCAGAAATAGAGCTGCTCATAGCGGAAGAATATTTAATTTTAAGTCAACTATCTATAAGATACGCTATAACAACACCTTTCACAATAAAGTAGAGATAACACCTGCTCAGTATCGTATAGGTTTGGGGCAAAGCGACCTTTATACATTATCAAAAATATTAGATTATTTTGACAATAAAAAGGCTAAAATAAATCTAGATGTTTATATCTCATATTCTATAAAAAAACATTGTGAAAATTATAAAGAGGATTTAGAGTTATTAGCAAATGAAATGAACTATCCTTTAGATGAATTAAAGCAAGAACTAAAGGAATAA
- a CDS encoding DUF4177 domain-containing protein, whose product MGFFDTVKQEGSFSTASGVNGLHYVVLQVTLKEKFFGTGSGNLTELEDVINKQASKGYRLHTITTANGGSKGLGGGDRIQATMVFEKII is encoded by the coding sequence ATGGGATTTTTTGATACTGTAAAACAAGAAGGTAGTTTTTCTACCGCATCTGGAGTAAATGGACTACACTATGTTGTCCTTCAGGTAACTTTAAAAGAAAAGTTTTTCGGTACTGGATCAGGAAACCTTACAGAATTAGAAGATGTTATCAATAAACAAGCTTCAAAAGGTTATCGCCTGCATACAATCACAACCGCCAATGGTGGAAGCAAAGGACTAGGCGGTGGTGACCGTATCCAGGCTACAATGGTATTTGAGAAGATTATATAA
- a CDS encoding helix-turn-helix domain-containing protein, with protein MEIKLKEFREKENLSLNKLRRILKEKYNITVSDSQLMYYENGTRKPRNNKVWESLADYFGVSVATLLGHDEISPEEMTTKLQDFFENLDMNELNNIKPNYDLLKKVQSAYENVEEHINNPKKYENFGKGLADFNQSYMLTIEKLIVNDIEMGTNFADILINYISLNDYDKKIAFDLVQKLSERDNEKE; from the coding sequence GTGGAAATAAAGCTCAAAGAATTTAGAGAAAAAGAAAATTTATCTTTGAATAAACTTAGAAGAATTTTAAAAGAAAAATACAATATTACCGTTTCTGATAGTCAATTAATGTATTATGAAAATGGAACTCGAAAACCAAGAAACAATAAAGTATGGGAGAGTTTAGCAGATTACTTTGGGGTTAGTGTTGCAACTCTTTTAGGCCATGATGAAATATCTCCTGAAGAGATGACTACTAAATTACAAGATTTTTTCGAAAATCTTGATATGAATGAATTAAATAACATTAAACCAAATTATGATTTGCTAAAAAAGGTTCAATCAGCATATGAAAACGTTGAAGAACATATAAACAATCCAAAAAAATACGAGAATTTTGGCAAAGGTTTAGCTGATTTTAATCAAAGCTACATGCTAACTATCGAAAAGTTAATAGTTAATGATATAGAAATGGGGACGAATTTTGCAGATATTTTAATCAACTATATTTCTTTAAATGACTATGATAAAAAAATAGCTTTTGATTTAGTTCAAAAACTATCTGAGAGAGACAACGAAAAGGAGTAA
- a CDS encoding Rha family transcriptional regulator — protein MELVYMDGKKEPYTLSSIVAECTGLQHHTITKTIRKHQERFERFGKVGFKIQAMESGQNTKDYILNEQQATLLVTFLKNTEQVANFKTNLVKAFFEMRDELSKRYLQRELEKPKRKSLTEAIQTWEKAPKHAYSTLTNLLLKGVTGKHKAQLMKERESKNGIDGLTSVELISYQRLEDMAIAMINLNRGYSEIKELIFKA, from the coding sequence ATGGAACTGGTTTATATGGACGGTAAGAAAGAACCGTATACGCTGAGCAGTATCGTTGCAGAGTGTACAGGATTGCAACATCATACAATAACCAAGACGATCCGCAAACATCAAGAAAGGTTTGAACGGTTCGGAAAGGTCGGATTTAAAATCCAAGCTATGGAAAGTGGCCAGAATACCAAGGACTATATTTTGAATGAGCAACAAGCGACCTTGTTAGTTACATTTTTAAAAAATACCGAGCAAGTGGCCAACTTCAAAACAAACCTAGTCAAAGCATTCTTTGAGATGCGTGACGAACTTTCTAAACGCTACCTTCAAAGAGAACTGGAAAAGCCGAAGCGTAAAAGTTTAACTGAAGCTATTCAAACATGGGAGAAAGCCCCCAAGCATGCCTATAGTACACTTACAAACTTACTACTAAAGGGAGTGACAGGGAAGCATAAAGCGCAACTCATGAAGGAGCGAGAAAGTAAGAACGGTATCGATGGCTTGACAAGTGTAGAACTGATAAGCTATCAGCGCTTGGAAGATATGGCAATAGCTATGATCAACTTGAATAGGGGGTATTCAGAAATTAAGGAATTAATTTTTAAAGCATAG
- a CDS encoding conserved phage C-terminal domain-containing protein, with amino-acid sequence MAKTKIYFWLKVDKKFFDNLFIKRLKNMPGGYTMTVIYIRLMLESLEDDCILYYEGYFDNLVQELALKLDVSEDDINMTVAYFTKCGLIQIDDDGHATLSQAKAMVESETNWAKYKRDQRKNSQDIPKLENVQNKKTISNSCPTDIEIDKESDKELYKEYILSGKPDFTFPNWLTPRMIEEITKGHPEKYLIRIPLAYLNHTVGKNYKYLDKNLKPIMARFKEGYTLEDFKQVIDIKTAEWKDSPEFSKYLRPETLFGTKFDGYLNQKPKTIKGKSEGNFPDLPF; translated from the coding sequence ATGGCAAAGACTAAAATATATTTTTGGTTAAAAGTTGATAAGAAGTTTTTTGATAATCTTTTTATTAAACGACTTAAAAATATGCCTGGTGGCTACACTATGACAGTGATTTATATCCGTCTTATGTTGGAAAGTTTAGAAGATGATTGTATTTTGTACTATGAGGGGTATTTTGATAATTTGGTACAGGAGCTAGCCTTAAAATTGGATGTGTCCGAGGATGATATAAATATGACAGTTGCATATTTTACAAAATGCGGACTGATTCAGATAGACGATGATGGCCATGCTACATTATCGCAAGCAAAAGCCATGGTTGAGAGTGAAACAAACTGGGCGAAATATAAGCGAGACCAAAGAAAAAATAGTCAAGATATACCAAAATTGGAGAATGTCCAAAATAAAAAGACTATTTCCAACTCATGTCCAACAGATATAGAGATAGATAAAGAGTCAGATAAAGAGTTATATAAAGAATATATATTGTCAGGTAAACCTGACTTTACTTTCCCAAATTGGTTAACTCCGAGAATGATTGAGGAAATAACTAAAGGACATCCTGAGAAGTATTTAATAAGAATCCCTCTAGCTTATCTGAATCATACAGTTGGGAAAAATTATAAATATTTGGACAAAAACTTGAAGCCGATAATGGCACGATTCAAAGAAGGCTATACACTTGAAGATTTTAAACAGGTGATAGATATTAAAACGGCAGAATGGAAGGATAGTCCTGAGTTTTCTAAATATCTGAGACCAGAAACACTTTTCGGAACTAAGTTTGACGGTTATTTGAATCAAAAGCCTAAAACCATAAAAGGGAAGTCCGAAGGCAACTTTCCAGATCTACCATTTTAG